One genomic window of Actinoplanes lobatus includes the following:
- a CDS encoding FecCD family ABC transporter permease — protein sequence MGLGLGLVTVGLIAAGRGQVPISPAEVAGSVLHRLGVDLGPLPSAVQGENALWLVRFPRVVLAVVVGAALGCAGALMQGVFGNPLAEPGVIGVSSGAAVGAAAAIVSGITVAGVWTTAAAAFAGGVLTTFIVYAMSRASGRTEVVTLVLTGVAVNATAGALLGLLMFVTDDDGVRAIAFWQLGSLAQATWGAVAVAAPCAAAGLAVAWSQARKLDLLALGERPARHLGVGTERLRITAIVATALLTASAVAFTGIIAFVGLVVPHLIRMIAGPGHRVLIPASALAGAIVVVTGDLVARTAIDYQELPLGVLTAVVGGPAFFWLLRRTRARAGGWG from the coding sequence GTTTGGGGCTGGTGACGGTCGGCCTGATCGCGGCGGGGCGCGGGCAGGTGCCGATCTCGCCGGCCGAGGTGGCCGGATCCGTGCTGCACCGGCTCGGTGTGGATCTCGGTCCACTGCCGTCGGCCGTGCAGGGTGAGAACGCGTTGTGGCTGGTCCGCTTTCCGCGGGTGGTGCTCGCCGTGGTGGTCGGCGCGGCTCTCGGGTGCGCCGGCGCGCTCATGCAGGGCGTCTTCGGCAACCCGCTCGCCGAGCCGGGGGTGATCGGCGTCTCGTCCGGCGCGGCCGTCGGCGCGGCCGCGGCCATCGTCAGCGGGATCACGGTGGCCGGTGTCTGGACCACCGCGGCCGCGGCCTTCGCCGGCGGCGTTCTGACCACCTTCATCGTGTACGCGATGTCGCGCGCGAGTGGCCGGACCGAGGTGGTGACGCTGGTTCTGACCGGTGTGGCGGTCAACGCGACGGCCGGCGCCCTGCTCGGTCTGCTGATGTTCGTGACCGACGACGACGGCGTACGGGCGATCGCGTTCTGGCAGCTGGGAAGCCTGGCGCAGGCCACCTGGGGTGCGGTCGCGGTGGCCGCGCCGTGTGCCGCGGCCGGTCTCGCGGTGGCCTGGAGTCAGGCCCGCAAGCTGGACCTGCTGGCCCTCGGCGAACGCCCGGCCCGGCATCTGGGCGTCGGCACCGAACGGTTGCGGATCACCGCGATCGTGGCGACGGCGCTGCTCACCGCGTCGGCGGTGGCGTTCACCGGGATCATCGCGTTCGTCGGGCTGGTGGTGCCGCACCTGATCCGGATGATCGCCGGGCCGGGGCACCGGGTGCTGATCCCGGCGAGCGCGCTGGCCGGCGCGATCGTGGTGGTGACCGGTGATCTGGTCGCCCGGACCGCGATCGACTACCAGGAGTTGCCGCTGGGGGTGCTGACCGCGGTGGTCGGCGGGCCGGCGTTCTTCTGGCTGCTGCGCCGGACCCGGGCCCGGGCCGGAGGCTGGGGATGA
- a CDS encoding heme ABC transporter ATP-binding protein, whose protein sequence is MRAVAVEVRLGDRAVVNGVDLHVSPGEVVALVGPNGAGKSTLLAALAGDLPAAGRIEIAGREVRAWKPVELARRRAVLPQKATLSFPFTVGEVVAMGRAPWAGRPESADDRDAVDEAMRLTGTTGFAGRPFPELSGGEQARVALARVLAQRAPVLLLDEPTAALDMRHQELVLRTVRDRAAGGAAVVVVLHDLGLAAAYADRAYVLAAGRVRGAGPPREVFTEELLSDVYQHGVEVFGHPRTGTPLVVPRR, encoded by the coding sequence ATGAGAGCCGTCGCGGTGGAGGTCCGCCTGGGCGACCGGGCCGTCGTGAACGGTGTCGATCTCCACGTCTCGCCCGGGGAGGTCGTCGCGCTGGTCGGGCCGAACGGCGCCGGGAAGTCCACCCTGCTCGCCGCGCTGGCCGGCGACCTTCCGGCGGCCGGGCGTATCGAGATCGCCGGCCGGGAGGTACGCGCCTGGAAACCGGTCGAGCTGGCCCGGCGGCGGGCCGTGCTGCCGCAGAAGGCGACGCTGTCGTTCCCGTTCACGGTCGGTGAGGTGGTGGCGATGGGACGGGCGCCGTGGGCCGGCCGCCCGGAGAGCGCCGACGACCGGGACGCGGTGGACGAGGCGATGCGGCTGACCGGGACGACCGGGTTCGCCGGGCGGCCGTTCCCGGAGCTGTCCGGCGGGGAGCAGGCGCGGGTGGCGCTGGCCCGGGTGCTGGCCCAGCGGGCGCCGGTGCTGCTGTTGGACGAGCCGACCGCGGCGCTCGACATGCGGCATCAGGAGCTGGTGCTGCGTACCGTCCGGGACCGGGCCGCCGGTGGGGCGGCGGTCGTCGTGGTTCTGCACGATCTGGGGCTGGCGGCGGCGTACGCGGATCGGGCCTATGTCCTGGCCGCGGGACGGGTCCGCGGTGCGGGGCCGCCCCGGGAGGTGTTCACCGAGGAGCTGCTCAGCGACGTGTACCAGCACGGGGTCGAGGTGTTCGGTCATCCGCGGACCGGGACGCCGCTCGTGGTGCCGCGACGCTGA
- a CDS encoding DEAD/DEAH box helicase family protein gives MRLQFKVQAYQTEAVAAVVDCFAGQPRRDPGNRNAPLRLDPERLLENIRAVQKRAGLPLSTVAARSDAAPDGTPNLDVEMETGTGKTYVYIKTIMELNRRYGWAKFIVVVPGVAIREGVRRSFEVTGEHFRQAYGTRPRHFVYDSSELHELERFRDGSGVQVMIINVQAFNSAARDNRRIYEELDAFRSRRPIDVISAARPVVIIDEPQRIGSARSLASLSRFDPLMVLRYSATHRVTHDLVHRLDAREAYRERLVKRITVIGLESPSSAPVTAIRRVQIREVIRAHLDKERELWARGIKVLSLLFIDRVSRYRDYSADDELGEYARIFVEEYRGLVAAEPDGDYRRHLASIPVERTHQGYFAIDRRTRRWVDPSSTDIDAYSLILRDRERLLSPEEPVRFIFSHSALREGWDNPNVFVMGMLKSSDNTVSRRQEVGRGLRLAVDRNGERMDDPAVVHEINELTVVTDESYASFVAGLQKESGLGAVTDGRRLTRLARNANFRRPEFQTAVERISRRAVYRVDFDSAELIACCVAALDASLRVSPLRIEVQDGQQIRIYPIPGEPRDLLGDLAGRTALTRRTIGAILAGVDPQTFGLYRNDPARFAEEAETLINREKAELAVRGLSYDILPAHREIFTDVRPRIDLTHAGPRLFKNIYDHATTDLTLVHELETREDVVVYARLPGDYAIPTPLGDYHPGWLVALDDGCTVIADDRNTDPARIECAKRFFAALGVPFSVAAPRAASRSADDRTPRPRAGTRR, from the coding sequence GTGCGGCTCCAGTTCAAGGTGCAGGCGTACCAGACCGAGGCGGTGGCCGCCGTGGTGGACTGCTTCGCCGGGCAGCCGCGACGGGATCCGGGCAACCGCAACGCGCCGCTGCGACTGGACCCGGAGCGGCTGCTGGAGAACATCCGGGCCGTGCAGAAGCGGGCCGGGCTGCCCCTCTCCACGGTGGCGGCCCGCAGTGACGCGGCCCCGGACGGCACCCCGAACCTGGATGTCGAGATGGAGACCGGCACCGGCAAGACGTACGTCTACATAAAAACGATCATGGAACTGAACCGGCGGTACGGCTGGGCGAAGTTCATCGTGGTGGTGCCCGGGGTGGCGATCCGCGAGGGGGTGCGCCGGTCGTTCGAGGTCACCGGCGAGCACTTCCGGCAGGCGTACGGAACGCGGCCCCGCCATTTCGTGTACGACTCCTCGGAGCTGCACGAACTGGAGCGGTTCCGGGACGGCTCCGGCGTACAGGTGATGATCATCAACGTCCAGGCGTTCAACTCGGCGGCCCGTGACAACCGGCGCATCTACGAGGAGCTGGACGCCTTCCGGTCGCGGCGGCCGATCGACGTGATCAGCGCGGCGCGACCGGTCGTGATCATCGACGAGCCGCAGCGGATCGGTTCGGCCCGGTCGCTCGCCTCACTGAGCCGGTTCGACCCGCTGATGGTGCTGCGGTACTCGGCCACCCACCGGGTCACCCACGATCTGGTGCACCGGCTGGACGCGCGGGAGGCGTACCGGGAAAGGCTTGTAAAAAGGATCACCGTGATCGGCCTGGAGTCGCCGTCGTCGGCGCCGGTCACCGCGATCCGGCGGGTGCAGATCCGTGAGGTGATCCGGGCCCACCTGGACAAGGAGCGGGAGCTCTGGGCGCGCGGGATCAAGGTGCTGTCCCTGCTCTTCATCGACCGGGTCAGCCGGTACCGGGACTACTCGGCCGACGACGAGCTGGGGGAGTACGCCCGGATCTTCGTCGAGGAGTACCGGGGTCTGGTCGCGGCCGAGCCGGACGGCGACTACCGGCGCCACCTGGCGTCGATCCCGGTGGAGCGGACCCATCAGGGCTACTTCGCGATCGACCGGCGGACCCGGCGATGGGTCGACCCATCATCTACCGATATAGATGCATACAGTCTGATTCTGCGGGATCGAGAGCGGCTGCTGTCGCCGGAGGAGCCGGTCCGGTTCATCTTCTCCCACTCCGCTCTGCGCGAGGGGTGGGACAACCCCAACGTTTTCGTCATGGGCATGCTCAAGAGCAGCGACAACACCGTGTCCCGGCGGCAGGAGGTGGGCCGGGGGCTGCGGCTCGCGGTGGACCGCAACGGCGAGCGGATGGACGATCCGGCCGTCGTGCACGAGATCAACGAGCTGACCGTGGTGACCGACGAGTCCTACGCGTCCTTCGTGGCCGGACTGCAGAAGGAGTCCGGTCTCGGGGCGGTGACCGACGGCCGTCGTCTCACCCGGCTCGCGCGCAACGCCAACTTCCGCCGGCCGGAGTTCCAGACGGCGGTGGAGCGGATCAGTCGTCGGGCCGTCTACCGGGTCGATTTCGACTCCGCCGAGCTGATCGCTTGTTGTGTCGCCGCTCTCGACGCTTCGCTGCGTGTCTCTCCACTGCGGATCGAGGTGCAAGACGGTCAGCAAATACGGATATATCCGATTCCGGGAGAGCCACGGGACCTGCTAGGTGATCTTGCGGGGCGAACCGCGCTGACGCGGCGAACGATCGGAGCCATCCTCGCTGGAGTCGACCCGCAGACCTTTGGCCTGTACCGCAACGATCCCGCCCGATTCGCAGAGGAAGCTGAAACCCTGATAAATAGAGAAAAGGCCGAATTGGCCGTGCGAGGGCTCAGCTACGACATCCTCCCCGCCCACCGGGAGATCTTCACCGACGTCCGGCCCAGGATCGATCTCACCCACGCCGGCCCACGACTTTTCAAGAACATCTACGACCACGCCACCACCGACCTCACCCTGGTCCACGAGCTGGAGACCCGCGAGGACGTGGTCGTCTACGCCCGGCTGCCCGGCGACTACGCCATCCCCACCCCACTGGGCGACTACCACCCCGGCTGGCTGGTGGCCCTCGACGACGGCTGCACGGTGATCGCGGACGACCGGAACACCGACCCGGCGCGGATCGAGTGCGCCAAGCGGTTCTTCGCCGCCCTGGGCGTCCCGTTCAGCGTCGCGGCACCACGAGCGGCGTCCCGGTCCGCGGATGACCGAACACCTCGACCCCGTGCTGGTACACGTCGCTGA
- a CDS encoding site-specific DNA-methyltransferase produces MDSLRRDSVDPAARDADRLAELFPMVVTEVMGADGRAARAIDFDQLRRRLGNHVVEGERERYRLDWPGKQRAQREAREPASGTLRPVRSESVDFDTTGNLFIEGDNLDVLRLLQEPYLGRIKLIYIDPPYNTGNDFIYDDDFSQTRAGYLTGSGQVGAGGVPLVANPEWGGRFHSNWLTMMYPRLALARNLLADDGVIFISIDDHEIDNLKKIGTEIFGEQNFVAQIIWQKVYAPKNSARWFSEDHDYILVFARNRERWQPRPLARTEAMEARYRNPDDDPRGPWKAENMSARNRYDAGVYPITTPSGRVIDGPPRGSYWRISRQRFDELDADGRIWWGADGDNVPAVKRFLSEVAAGRTPQTLWPYDEVGHTQDAKRALLRYVPFENTANVLNSVKPVELVRRILQLAGDPGDGDIVLDFFSGSGTTAHAVLEQNLADGGNRRFISVQIPEPLPVTEAGLASIFEIGLTRVRNVAAEIRARHPGTALDLGFRVLRWDTSGLTDARVPPDTLDQAGLAAHTDRIRPGRTGEDLLLQVQLDWGLDPATPITVATVDGREILTAGELVACFAATVSPAVVRAVAGRRPRWAVFRDSAFAGDADRINAGQVFAEVSPATDVKVL; encoded by the coding sequence GTGGACAGCCTGAGGCGGGACAGCGTGGACCCGGCGGCGCGCGACGCCGACCGGCTCGCCGAGCTGTTTCCCATGGTCGTCACCGAGGTGATGGGCGCGGACGGCCGGGCCGCCCGGGCCATCGACTTCGACCAGCTGCGGCGGCGACTCGGGAACCACGTGGTCGAGGGCGAGCGGGAGCGTTACCGGCTGGACTGGCCGGGCAAACAGCGGGCGCAGCGCGAGGCGCGTGAACCGGCATCGGGGACATTGCGTCCCGTCCGCTCCGAGTCGGTGGATTTCGACACCACCGGCAATCTGTTCATCGAGGGCGACAACCTCGACGTGCTGCGGTTGTTGCAGGAGCCGTACCTCGGGCGGATCAAGCTGATCTACATCGATCCGCCCTACAACACCGGCAACGACTTCATCTACGACGACGACTTCTCACAGACCCGGGCCGGCTACCTGACCGGATCCGGTCAGGTCGGCGCGGGTGGCGTGCCGCTGGTCGCCAATCCCGAGTGGGGCGGGCGGTTCCACTCGAACTGGCTGACCATGATGTACCCACGGCTGGCCCTGGCCCGGAACCTGCTGGCCGACGACGGGGTCATCTTCATCTCGATCGACGACCACGAGATCGACAACCTCAAGAAGATCGGTACGGAGATCTTCGGCGAACAGAACTTCGTCGCGCAGATCATCTGGCAGAAGGTGTACGCCCCGAAGAACTCGGCCCGCTGGTTCTCCGAGGACCACGACTACATCCTGGTCTTCGCGCGGAACCGGGAGCGCTGGCAGCCCCGGCCGCTGGCCCGGACCGAGGCCATGGAGGCGCGTTACCGCAACCCCGACGACGACCCGCGCGGCCCGTGGAAGGCCGAGAACATGTCGGCCCGCAACCGGTACGACGCCGGCGTCTACCCGATCACCACCCCGTCCGGTCGGGTCATCGACGGGCCGCCCCGGGGCAGCTACTGGCGCATCTCCCGGCAGCGGTTCGACGAACTGGACGCGGACGGGCGGATCTGGTGGGGCGCGGACGGCGACAACGTGCCCGCGGTCAAGCGGTTCCTCTCCGAGGTGGCGGCCGGGCGCACCCCGCAGACGCTGTGGCCGTACGACGAGGTCGGGCACACCCAGGACGCCAAACGGGCACTGCTGCGTTACGTCCCGTTCGAGAACACGGCGAACGTCCTCAACTCGGTCAAGCCGGTCGAGCTGGTCCGCCGCATCCTCCAGTTGGCCGGCGACCCGGGCGACGGCGACATCGTGCTCGACTTCTTCAGTGGCAGCGGCACCACCGCGCACGCCGTCCTGGAACAGAACCTGGCGGACGGCGGCAACCGGCGCTTCATCAGCGTGCAGATCCCGGAGCCGCTGCCGGTCACCGAGGCCGGGCTGGCGTCCATCTTCGAGATCGGCCTGACCCGGGTCCGCAACGTGGCCGCCGAGATCCGCGCCCGGCACCCCGGGACGGCGCTGGACCTAGGGTTCCGGGTGCTGCGCTGGGACACCTCGGGTCTCACCGACGCGCGGGTGCCGCCGGACACGCTCGACCAGGCCGGCCTGGCCGCGCACACGGACCGGATCCGGCCCGGGCGCACCGGGGAGGACCTGCTGCTCCAGGTGCAACTGGACTGGGGTCTGGACCCGGCCACGCCGATCACGGTGGCGACGGTCGACGGGCGGGAGATCCTCACCGCCGGTGAGCTGGTCGCCTGTTTCGCCGCCACGGTCAGCCCGGCGGTGGTCCGGGCGGTCGCCGGGCGGCGGCCGCGGTGGGCGGTCTTCCGGGACTCGGCGTTCGCCGGGGACGCCGACCGGATCAACGCCGGCCAGGTGTTCGCCGAGGTGTCGCCGGCCACCGACGTGAAGGTCCTGTGA